From a region of the Neisseria subflava genome:
- the rpoD gene encoding RNA polymerase sigma factor RpoD: MSKNQNYEEYQDQDDNRPLSIEEQRARLRQLIIMGKERGYITYSEINDALPDDMSDAEQIDNIVSMISGLGIQVTEQAPDAEDILLSDNAAAMTDDDAVEEAEAALSSADSEFGRTTDPVRMYMREMGQVDLLTREDEIIIAKKIENALKNMVQAISACPGSIAEILALIEQVRNDEIRVDEVVEAIIDPNEVLLNELGLGHLENTKPDDEEGETDSEVEDDDEDDEDDSGSDSEAMSAAHLAELKQKVLEHFAFIESEYGKMIKQLEKYGSQHANYLKHRDAIANKLLEVRFATRQIENLSSNLRSRVENIRKLEREIRDICIDRVRMERDYFIENFLPAITDLEWVEKEVAKGRVWANALDRFRHAILEKQAELANMESETRISIEELKEINKNMVLSEKETSAAKQEMIQANLRLVISIAKKYTNRGLQFLDLIQEGNIGLMKAVDKFEYRRGYKFSTYATWWIRQAITRSIADQARTIRIPVHMIETINKMNRISRQYLQETGEEPDSAKLAELMEMPEDKIRKIMKIAKEPISMETPIGDDDDSHLGDFIEDANNVAPAEAAMYTSLHEVTKEILESLTPREAKVLRMRFGIDMNTDHTLEEVGKQFDVTRERIRQIEAKALRKLRHPTRSDRLRSFLDSEENKS; this comes from the coding sequence ATGTCTAAAAACCAAAACTACGAAGAATACCAAGACCAAGATGACAACCGTCCCTTGAGTATCGAAGAGCAGCGCGCGCGTCTGCGCCAACTCATTATCATGGGTAAAGAACGCGGCTATATCACTTATTCTGAAATTAACGATGCCCTGCCCGACGATATGTCCGATGCCGAACAAATCGACAATATCGTCAGCATGATTTCCGGCCTGGGTATCCAAGTAACCGAGCAAGCCCCCGATGCTGAAGACATCCTCTTGAGCGACAACGCCGCCGCCATGACCGACGACGATGCCGTTGAAGAAGCCGAAGCAGCACTCTCCAGCGCAGATTCAGAATTCGGCCGCACAACCGACCCTGTGCGTATGTATATGCGTGAAATGGGACAAGTCGATCTGTTGACACGCGAAGACGAAATCATCATTGCCAAAAAAATCGAAAATGCACTGAAAAACATGGTGCAGGCCATTTCTGCCTGCCCGGGTTCGATTGCCGAGATTTTGGCTTTGATTGAACAAGTCCGCAACGACGAAATTCGCGTAGATGAAGTGGTTGAAGCCATCATCGACCCTAATGAAGTTTTGTTAAACGAATTGGGTCTGGGTCATTTGGAAAATACCAAACCTGACGATGAAGAAGGTGAGACTGACAGCGAAGTCGAAGATGACGACGAAGATGACGAAGATGACTCCGGCAGTGATTCCGAAGCCATGTCCGCCGCCCATTTGGCCGAACTGAAACAAAAAGTGTTGGAACATTTTGCCTTTATCGAGAGCGAATACGGCAAAATGATCAAGCAGCTGGAAAAATACGGCAGCCAACACGCCAACTACCTGAAACACCGCGATGCCATTGCCAACAAACTGCTGGAAGTCCGTTTTGCCACACGCCAAATCGAAAATTTGAGCAGCAACCTGCGCAGCCGCGTTGAAAACATCCGCAAACTCGAACGCGAAATCCGCGATATCTGCATCGACCGCGTACGTATGGAACGCGACTACTTCATCGAAAACTTCCTGCCTGCCATTACTGATTTGGAATGGGTTGAAAAAGAAGTAGCCAAAGGCCGAGTATGGGCAAATGCTTTAGATCGTTTCCGCCACGCCATCCTCGAAAAACAAGCCGAGTTGGCCAATATGGAAAGCGAAACCCGCATTTCCATCGAAGAGTTGAAAGAAATCAACAAAAACATGGTGCTGAGCGAAAAAGAAACCTCAGCCGCCAAACAGGAAATGATTCAGGCCAACTTGCGTTTGGTTATTTCCATTGCTAAAAAATACACCAACCGCGGCTTGCAGTTCCTTGATTTGATTCAAGAAGGCAATATCGGCCTGATGAAAGCGGTGGATAAATTCGAATACCGCCGCGGCTATAAGTTCTCGACTTACGCCACATGGTGGATCCGTCAAGCGATTACCCGTTCCATCGCCGACCAAGCGCGTACCATCCGCATTCCGGTTCACATGATTGAAACCATCAACAAAATGAACCGTATCTCGCGCCAATACCTGCAAGAAACCGGTGAGGAACCTGATTCCGCCAAACTGGCCGAGCTGATGGAAATGCCGGAGGACAAAATCCGCAAAATCATGAAAATAGCCAAAGAGCCGATTTCTATGGAAACACCGATTGGCGACGACGACGATTCGCACTTGGGCGACTTCATCGAGGATGCCAACAACGTTGCTCCGGCAGAAGCTGCGATGTACACCAGCCTGCACGAAGTAACCAAAGAAATCCTCGAAAGCCTGACACCGCGCGAAGCCAAAGTGTTACGCATGCGTTTCGGTATCGATATGAATACCGACCACACGCTCGAAGAAGTCGGCAAACAATTTGACGTAACCCGTGAACGTATCCGTCAAATCGAAGCCAAAGCCCTGCGCAAGCTGCGCCACCCTACCCGCAGCGACCGCCTCCGCAGCTTCCTCGACAGCGAAGAAAACAAATCATAA
- the dnaG gene encoding DNA primase: MIPSDFIDELLSKVDIVDIIDEQVPLKKGGANYMACCPFHKEKTPSFSVSPTKQFYHCFSCGAHGSAIGFVMEHQGLSFPEAVQFLADRVGMTVPKVRGQEDNPEIRAERKKKQQTLEETTAAAADFYAQQLKFNPAARAYLDKRGLSAEVIAHYGLGYAPDGWQPLAQVFQPYPNTALVDTGMVIDNEGKHYDRFRHRIMFPIRNPRGQVIGFGGRVLDDSKPKYLNSPDTPLFDKGKNLYGLYEGRAAVKEAGRILVVEGYMDVVALAQFGVGYGVAALGTATTAEHVKILMRQADSIYFCFDGDSAGRKAAWRALENALPQLKDDKSLHFLFLPEEHDPDSYIRAYGKAQFEDALLNQSKPLSEYFWEHLSDGLNLNTQEGKAELVKTSSPLLAQITAPALGYLLKQKLSELVGIDPDNLAQLLGQEAPKWHVKQKSYKLPPISVKQPTMLTLVQRQIRSLLINPAWASYIDLPDYLALSGDFACLANLAETIKHHDTTPATAQVLEYMRGSPYEETVNQIFLSTLHSEEMEGDNEEDCESFQIGMKKLLNELKYSQIETLKQKSIQTGLTENEKRLLLSLLTAKQN, from the coding sequence ATGATTCCATCTGATTTCATTGACGAGCTTTTGTCCAAAGTCGATATTGTCGATATTATCGACGAGCAGGTTCCGCTGAAGAAAGGCGGGGCGAACTATATGGCCTGCTGTCCATTTCACAAGGAAAAGACGCCGTCGTTTTCGGTCAGCCCGACTAAGCAATTTTACCATTGCTTCAGTTGCGGGGCGCATGGTTCGGCGATTGGTTTTGTGATGGAACATCAAGGGCTGTCGTTTCCGGAGGCGGTGCAGTTTTTGGCTGATCGCGTCGGCATGACGGTACCTAAAGTTCGTGGGCAGGAAGACAATCCTGAAATCCGTGCCGAACGTAAGAAAAAACAGCAGACTTTGGAAGAAACGACGGCAGCGGCAGCGGATTTTTACGCGCAACAGTTGAAATTTAATCCGGCGGCGAGGGCTTATTTGGACAAACGCGGCTTGAGTGCGGAAGTCATCGCGCATTACGGTTTGGGCTATGCGCCCGACGGTTGGCAACCTTTGGCACAAGTGTTCCAACCCTATCCTAATACTGCGTTGGTGGATACGGGCATGGTCATCGATAACGAAGGCAAACATTACGACCGCTTTCGCCATCGGATTATGTTCCCTATCCGTAATCCGCGTGGGCAGGTCATCGGCTTTGGCGGCCGCGTATTGGACGACTCCAAACCCAAATACCTAAACTCTCCCGATACGCCTTTGTTTGACAAAGGGAAAAACCTTTACGGGCTATATGAAGGGCGTGCTGCCGTAAAAGAGGCAGGACGGATTTTGGTGGTTGAAGGCTACATGGACGTGGTCGCATTGGCGCAGTTCGGCGTCGGCTACGGCGTAGCGGCTTTGGGTACAGCAACCACGGCAGAACACGTCAAAATCCTGATGCGTCAGGCAGACAGTATTTATTTTTGCTTTGATGGCGACAGCGCGGGACGTAAAGCGGCTTGGCGCGCGCTGGAAAATGCGTTGCCGCAATTAAAAGACGATAAATCGCTGCATTTTCTATTCCTACCCGAAGAACACGACCCAGACAGCTACATCCGCGCCTATGGCAAGGCTCAATTTGAAGATGCCTTGTTAAACCAAAGCAAGCCTCTATCCGAATACTTTTGGGAACATCTTTCAGACGGCCTCAACCTCAATACGCAAGAAGGCAAAGCAGAATTGGTCAAAACCAGTTCTCCGCTTTTGGCTCAGATTACTGCGCCGGCATTGGGCTATCTTCTGAAACAAAAACTCAGCGAGCTGGTAGGCATTGATCCGGACAACCTCGCCCAATTACTCGGACAAGAAGCACCAAAATGGCATGTCAAACAAAAAAGTTATAAACTGCCGCCTATTTCTGTCAAACAGCCAACCATGCTGACGCTGGTTCAAAGACAGATACGCAGCCTCTTGATAAATCCGGCTTGGGCTTCATATATAGACCTGCCCGATTATCTGGCTTTAAGCGGCGACTTCGCCTGCCTTGCCAATTTGGCCGAAACCATCAAGCATCACGATACGACTCCTGCAACCGCACAAGTGCTTGAATATATGCGCGGTTCGCCCTATGAGGAAACCGTCAATCAAATCTTTTTATCGACCCTTCATTCTGAAGAAATGGAAGGGGATAACGAAGAAGATTGCGAAAGTTTCCAAATCGGCATGAAAAAGTTGTTAAATGAATTAAAATACAGTCAAATCGAAACTTTAAAGCAAAAAAGTATTCAAACTGGTTTGACCGAAAATGAAAAAAGACTATTGCTGTCGCTTTTGACGGCAAAGCAAAACTAA
- the tssC gene encoding type VI secretion system contractile sheath large subunit — protein MQKSQKAQAQTTVIEQESTNSVYEDLCKKINLNAVDSVIDIEQFQSAEKMSEASADERIAAAVSVFMKMIQDSSQKVERLDKSLLDYHIARIDEQLSRQLDEILHNEEFQKIESAWRGLKFLVDRTDFRHNVKIEILDVSKEDLIQDFEDAPEIVQSGLYRHTYSNEYDTPGGEPIGAVISNYEFDRSPQDMALLRNISRVSASAHMPFIGSVGASFFGKESMEEVAAIQDLANYMDRAEYIKWKSFRETDDARYIGLTLPRFLARLPYGSDTVPVRSFNYEEQVKGTEHNRYLWANASFAFAANMVRSFINNGWCVQIRGPQAGGLIEDLPIHMYDLGTGNQMKIPTEVLIPETREFEFANLGFVPLSFYKNRDYACFFSANSTQKPALYETKEATANSRINARLPYVFLLSRLAHYLKLIQRENIGTTKDRRMLELELNNWINTLVTEMTDPSDELQATHPLREAKVLVEDIEDNPGFFKVRLFARPHFQIEGLDVNLSLVSQMPKEKK, from the coding sequence ATGCAAAAAAGCCAAAAGGCCCAAGCCCAAACTACAGTTATCGAACAAGAAAGCACAAACAGTGTTTATGAAGACCTGTGTAAAAAAATCAATCTGAACGCCGTTGACTCCGTCATCGATATCGAGCAATTCCAAAGTGCCGAGAAAATGTCGGAAGCCTCTGCCGACGAGCGTATCGCCGCAGCCGTCAGCGTCTTCATGAAAATGATCCAAGACTCTTCCCAAAAAGTGGAACGCCTGGACAAAAGCCTGCTCGATTACCACATTGCCCGTATCGACGAACAACTCAGCCGTCAACTGGATGAAATCCTCCATAACGAAGAATTTCAAAAAATCGAATCCGCATGGCGCGGTTTGAAATTCTTGGTCGACCGAACCGACTTCCGTCACAATGTCAAAATTGAAATTCTTGATGTTTCCAAAGAAGATTTGATTCAAGACTTTGAAGATGCGCCTGAAATCGTGCAAAGCGGACTGTACCGCCACACTTACAGTAACGAATACGACACCCCGGGCGGCGAACCTATCGGCGCCGTGATTTCAAACTACGAATTTGACCGCAGCCCTCAAGATATGGCTTTGCTGCGCAATATCTCGCGTGTTTCCGCTTCTGCACATATGCCATTTATCGGCTCGGTCGGTGCATCTTTCTTCGGCAAAGAAAGCATGGAGGAAGTGGCCGCCATCCAAGACTTGGCCAACTATATGGACCGTGCCGAATACATCAAATGGAAAAGCTTCCGCGAAACAGACGATGCACGCTATATCGGCTTGACCCTTCCCCGCTTCCTTGCCCGTCTGCCGTACGGCAGCGATACCGTGCCTGTCCGCAGCTTCAATTACGAAGAACAGGTAAAAGGTACGGAGCATAACCGCTATTTGTGGGCAAATGCATCATTTGCCTTTGCCGCCAATATGGTACGCAGCTTCATCAATAACGGTTGGTGCGTCCAAATTCGCGGCCCGCAGGCCGGCGGTTTGATTGAAGATTTACCTATTCACATGTACGACCTGGGCACCGGCAATCAAATGAAAATCCCGACAGAAGTCCTGATTCCGGAAACCCGCGAATTCGAATTTGCCAACTTGGGCTTTGTTCCGCTGTCTTTCTATAAAAACCGCGATTACGCCTGCTTCTTCTCCGCCAACTCGACTCAGAAACCTGCGTTGTACGAGACCAAGGAAGCAACCGCAAACAGCCGCATTAACGCCCGTTTACCTTACGTCTTCCTGCTTTCCCGTCTGGCACACTACCTCAAACTGATCCAGCGTGAAAACATCGGTACCACCAAAGACCGCCGCATGCTTGAGTTGGAACTGAATAATTGGATCAATACCCTGGTAACGGAAATGACCGACCCGAGCGACGAGCTGCAGGCAACACATCCGTTAAGAGAGGCAAAAGTATTAGTGGAAGATATTGAGGACAACCCGGGCTTCTTCAAAGTCCGCCTGTTTGCCCGCCCGCACTTCCAAATCGAAGGCTTGGATGTCAACTTGTCATTGGTATCTCAAATGCCTAAAGAGAAGAAATAA
- the tssB gene encoding type VI secretion system contractile sheath small subunit, whose amino-acid sequence MSKSFQNEVPPSRINIKLDLHTGGAQKKVELPLKLLVTGDYSNGQDKRDLAEKEKVNINKNNFDSVLSDFNPKANLTVKNTLSPAGGEMNVNLDFKSMRDFHPEQIAQNVPELRALLAMRNLLRDLKSNLLDDSAFRRELEAILRDENLSAELRDRLEKIAPINNK is encoded by the coding sequence GTGAGCAAAAGTTTTCAAAACGAAGTTCCGCCTTCCCGTATCAATATTAAATTGGACTTGCATACCGGCGGCGCACAAAAAAAGGTTGAGTTGCCGCTTAAGCTTTTAGTAACCGGCGATTACAGCAACGGCCAAGATAAACGCGATCTTGCCGAAAAAGAAAAAGTCAATATCAACAAAAACAACTTTGATTCAGTATTATCCGATTTCAATCCTAAAGCCAATCTGACCGTCAAAAACACACTCTCTCCTGCCGGCGGCGAGATGAATGTGAATTTGGATTTCAAATCCATGCGCGACTTCCATCCGGAACAAATTGCCCAGAATGTGCCGGAATTGCGTGCCTTGCTGGCTATGCGCAACCTGCTTCGCGATTTGAAATCCAACTTATTGGACGACTCTGCTTTCCGTCGCGAATTGGAAGCCATTCTGCGTGACGAAAACCTGTCTGCCGAACTGCGCGACCGTCTTGAAAAAATCGCACCTATCAATAATAAGTAA
- the tssK gene encoding type VI secretion system baseplate subunit TssK translates to MKFHKPLWEEGVLLSPQHFQQQDKFNNHMHALLMRMMGDFRWGCFQCEFDRQALEVGKIKLDTLQACLPDGTLIDLQAGGRHVNVRNIEGLPLQQRNVVLLALPVYQAHVSNLVDEDETKDTPKRFVKSFEKVEDIFSTEETEFAVEGLNLTIRFDFEQNDDYITCPIGAIEKDETGAFVWAKNYIPPLLSITGSETLFSCLNRITLMVLSRIENLSARRRSRSESVVDFSVSDSMLFWFLHGLNTIYPELKHLNDYPQKHPEEFYKLLVRLLGMLYTFRANESVKEIDSYDHFDLFGTFNRLEQKIRDLLDEVIPSPVIELSLEHLKSTHWRAQIFDDRINADAEFYLSAHSDSVDFLELQKQLPLVSKIGAPDDVERVINTAVVGVPLHHLHQTPPGLPFRMDNVYFRLDKRHVAFDRMMQSQVCSIYVPASISDLHLSLFAVVSI, encoded by the coding sequence GTGAAATTTCACAAGCCGTTATGGGAAGAGGGGGTACTCCTATCGCCTCAACATTTTCAACAACAAGACAAATTCAATAATCATATGCATGCCCTGTTAATGAGAATGATGGGGGATTTTAGGTGGGGCTGTTTTCAATGTGAATTTGACCGTCAGGCATTAGAAGTTGGAAAAATCAAATTAGATACACTTCAGGCATGCTTGCCGGATGGCACCTTAATTGATTTGCAGGCCGGCGGACGCCACGTCAATGTGCGCAATATTGAAGGTCTGCCTTTACAGCAACGAAATGTTGTATTGTTGGCACTGCCCGTCTATCAGGCGCATGTTTCAAACTTGGTAGATGAGGATGAAACCAAAGATACGCCCAAGCGCTTTGTTAAGAGCTTTGAGAAGGTGGAGGATATTTTCTCTACCGAGGAAACAGAGTTTGCGGTGGAGGGATTGAATCTCACCATTCGTTTCGATTTTGAACAAAATGACGACTATATTACCTGTCCTATCGGTGCAATAGAGAAAGATGAGACGGGTGCTTTCGTTTGGGCTAAAAACTATATCCCGCCATTGTTATCCATAACAGGATCGGAAACTTTATTCTCTTGTCTTAACCGCATCACTTTGATGGTATTATCCCGTATAGAGAATTTGTCTGCCCGCCGCCGCTCTCGGAGCGAAAGTGTCGTTGATTTTTCAGTTTCCGATTCGATGCTGTTTTGGTTTCTGCATGGCTTAAATACCATTTATCCGGAATTGAAGCACCTGAATGACTACCCGCAGAAGCATCCGGAAGAGTTTTATAAACTTTTGGTACGCCTGCTGGGTATGCTGTATACCTTTAGAGCCAACGAGTCCGTTAAAGAGATAGACTCATATGATCACTTTGATTTGTTTGGAACATTCAACCGTTTGGAACAAAAAATCCGTGATTTGCTGGATGAGGTTATTCCTTCCCCTGTTATCGAATTGTCACTGGAGCATCTGAAATCGACGCATTGGCGCGCCCAGATATTTGATGACCGAATCAATGCTGATGCAGAGTTTTATCTTTCCGCCCATTCCGACTCCGTCGACTTTTTGGAATTGCAAAAACAGCTGCCTTTGGTCAGCAAAATCGGTGCGCCCGATGATGTGGAGCGGGTAATTAATACGGCAGTGGTCGGCGTACCTTTACATCACCTTCATCAGACTCCGCCGGGCCTGCCTTTTAGAATGGACAATGTGTATTTTAGGTTGGATAAACGGCATGTCGCGTTTGATAGGATGATGCAGTCCCAAGTATGCAGCATTTATGTTCCGGCCTCTATTTCTGATTTACATTTAAGCCTATTTGCAGTAGTGAGTATTTAA
- a CDS encoding DotU family type IV/VI secretion system protein, translating to MNNQPLIRTVLRDTALAVSALSAGFTPDHSESWYAHCKNLIQDLKAKLAELGWKEADIEEVSYAQCALLDEVALRTLKGNDREVWERNPMQVCFFQSYNAGDILCDRIESLCKNHKDASPLVAETYLSVINLGFRGRYVLDEDALHTAQEQLKKITPAFPSNAVSEDGKLFYIDQKGTPLKKAFSLRPAWLLVGSIVVAAVAYFAFRYYLDGLVEQIQAL from the coding sequence ATGAATAACCAACCCTTAATTAGAACCGTTTTGAGAGATACTGCTTTGGCGGTATCCGCATTATCTGCCGGCTTTACACCTGACCATTCCGAATCATGGTATGCTCATTGCAAAAATCTGATTCAAGATTTAAAGGCAAAATTAGCTGAGCTTGGATGGAAAGAGGCGGATATTGAAGAAGTTTCATATGCACAATGCGCCCTTTTGGATGAGGTTGCACTGCGCACGCTGAAAGGTAACGACAGGGAAGTATGGGAAAGAAACCCTATGCAGGTTTGTTTTTTCCAATCATATAATGCAGGGGATATCCTGTGTGACCGAATCGAATCTTTGTGTAAAAACCACAAGGATGCCAGCCCCTTAGTGGCGGAAACCTATCTGAGTGTGATTAATTTGGGCTTCAGGGGCCGATATGTTCTGGATGAAGATGCATTACACACCGCACAGGAACAGTTGAAAAAAATCACACCCGCCTTTCCAAGCAATGCCGTATCGGAAGACGGTAAGTTGTTTTATATAGATCAAAAGGGAACGCCGCTGAAAAAAGCATTCAGCCTCCGTCCTGCCTGGCTGCTTGTGGGAAGCATTGTTGTAGCAGCGGTTGCATACTTTGCATTTAGATATTATCTGGATGGTTTGGTTGAACAAATACAAGCATTGTAA
- a CDS encoding OmpA family protein, translating into MTYRKISVLATLAVFELVLLYVFAVYWQAGWIIKGCAWALSVGAAFYYWRFYLKKKREQINTDFWKKITEELDSNGDLGCYTIRLHDSSVPRKLVERVNETVYINMSGSENLHPVVSNLLENTAHKYVSVSLELWLSPAENTDIATTLRTWLRNILFLQKSTGLTIPVHWLIQTPVSFLFDRKNSHSVFSIINKKEHNRLQINEFLKNLKNALSLKFLHDSNAQYSHQYIYLMEALNFLEEKFLKNTDSGWEYVDICSLSLADCGNFQNTSEWAAYLVKNTDGLIPTAKSVQHDSVRYILSEYLDKYAVYHRNHISDMIFKVLFIGVAGFFLAASFSTVNNSRLLEQIGTHIADFRMETDKAEQDKKIGLLKQDLKLLEGYRDHGVPAYLGLGLYRAQAYTPKLKALIPAEVPKAPKPVKKPEPVVLTLDSLALFETGQFELKNNANKALIGVLKAIESHPDTRILVEGHTDNVGNPVSNQQLSEKRAQSVKDWLVISSNVPEGRFEVKGFGDTKPIADNQTEDGKAKNRRVEIILIPSATQ; encoded by the coding sequence ATGACTTATCGGAAAATTTCGGTTCTGGCAACCTTGGCTGTTTTTGAGCTCGTTTTACTGTATGTGTTCGCAGTATATTGGCAGGCAGGTTGGATAATCAAAGGCTGTGCTTGGGCATTGTCCGTTGGGGCTGCCTTTTATTATTGGCGTTTTTATCTAAAGAAAAAACGCGAACAAATCAATACGGATTTTTGGAAGAAAATCACAGAAGAATTGGATTCCAACGGAGATTTGGGTTGCTATACCATTCGTCTGCATGACTCTTCTGTGCCGAGAAAGTTGGTAGAGAGGGTAAATGAAACCGTCTATATCAATATGTCGGGTTCGGAAAATCTGCATCCGGTCGTTTCCAATTTGCTTGAAAATACAGCCCATAAGTATGTTTCTGTGAGTCTGGAGCTGTGGCTTTCCCCTGCGGAAAATACCGATATTGCGACCACTTTGCGCACATGGTTGCGTAATATACTTTTTCTGCAGAAGAGCACGGGTTTGACTATCCCAGTGCACTGGTTGATTCAAACGCCGGTGTCTTTTTTGTTTGATAGAAAAAACAGTCATTCCGTTTTTTCTATCATCAATAAGAAAGAACACAACCGTCTGCAGATAAACGAATTCTTAAAGAACCTGAAAAACGCCCTGTCCCTTAAATTCCTGCATGATAGCAATGCCCAGTATAGCCATCAATATATTTATCTGATGGAGGCACTGAATTTTTTAGAAGAAAAATTCTTAAAAAATACAGATAGCGGATGGGAGTATGTGGACATATGCAGTTTAAGCCTTGCCGATTGCGGAAATTTTCAAAATACATCTGAATGGGCAGCTTATCTGGTAAAAAATACAGATGGTCTTATTCCGACGGCAAAAAGCGTTCAACATGATTCGGTAAGATACATCCTATCCGAATATCTGGATAAATATGCCGTTTATCATAGAAATCATATTTCAGATATGATTTTTAAGGTATTATTCATTGGTGTTGCCGGTTTTTTTCTGGCCGCGTCGTTTTCAACTGTCAACAACAGCCGTTTGTTGGAACAAATCGGCACGCATATAGCGGACTTCCGCATGGAAACGGATAAAGCTGAACAGGATAAAAAAATAGGGCTGTTGAAGCAGGACTTGAAATTGCTTGAAGGATACCGTGATCACGGTGTTCCTGCGTATTTGGGTTTAGGGCTGTATCGTGCGCAGGCCTATACCCCCAAATTAAAAGCCTTAATTCCCGCCGAAGTTCCTAAAGCGCCCAAGCCTGTCAAAAAGCCGGAGCCGGTGGTTCTTACCCTGGACAGTTTGGCACTCTTTGAAACCGGCCAGTTTGAATTAAAAAATAATGCCAATAAAGCATTGATTGGCGTATTGAAGGCAATCGAATCACATCCTGATACCCGCATTTTAGTTGAAGGCCATACCGATAATGTCGGAAATCCTGTTTCCAATCAGCAGTTGTCAGAAAAACGGGCCCAATCCGTCAAAGACTGGTTGGTGATTTCCTCCAATGTTCCGGAGGGCAGGTTTGAAGTCAAAGGTTTTGGCGATACCAAACCGATTGCAGACAATCAGACAGAAGACGGTAAGGCCAAGAACCGCAGGGTTGAGATTATCCTTATTCCCTCGGCAACACAGTAA
- a CDS encoding Hcp family type VI secretion system effector → MAIPAYMWLKDDGGSAIKGSVDVNGREDSVEIVEFQHNVRIPTDANTGKLTGTRVHEPIVLYKEYDASSPYLYKAVTTGQTLKEVEIKWYQIDASGQEKEYFNTKLDNVKVVAVGPVMHNIKDPARERYNHLERVELRYEKITWTYKDGNIIHSDSWNESRA, encoded by the coding sequence ATGGCAATTCCTGCTTATATGTGGCTGAAAGACGATGGCGGTTCCGCTATTAAAGGTTCCGTTGACGTTAACGGCCGTGAAGACAGTGTTGAGATCGTTGAGTTCCAACACAATGTCCGCATTCCTACAGATGCCAACACCGGCAAACTGACAGGTACCCGCGTTCATGAACCTATCGTATTGTACAAAGAATACGATGCGTCTTCTCCATACTTGTACAAAGCCGTGACCACCGGCCAAACTTTAAAAGAAGTAGAAATCAAGTGGTATCAAATTGATGCATCCGGTCAAGAGAAAGAGTACTTCAATACCAAACTGGACAACGTTAAAGTTGTCGCAGTAGGTCCTGTAATGCACAACATCAAAGACCCTGCACGCGAGCGTTACAACCACTTGGAACGCGTTGAATTGCGCTACGAAAAAATCACTTGGACTTATAAAGACGGCAACATCATTCATTCCGACAGCTGGAACGAAAGCCGCGCTTAA